The window TCGATGCGTTCGAACCGGACGTCGTCACGATGGACGTGAAGATGCCCGAGATGGACGGCATCGAAGCCGTCGAACGGATCATGACGACGGATCCGGTGCCGATCCTCATGCTGAGTGCCTACACCGAGGAGGGCGCGGACGCGACCTTCGACGCGCTCGAGAGCGGTGCGGTCGACTTCCTCGAGAAGCCCGACGGATCGGGGTCGCGGAACATCGGTCACCTCGCGACCGAAGTCGTCGAGAAGGTGACCGAACTCGCAAACGCCGATATCTCGTCGCTGGCGGTGGCCCGCACGGCGGCGACGGCGAACGCGACCGCCGCCGTCCGTGCCGATCGGGCGGCCGCGTCGGGACCCGACTCCGGCGGATCGGTCGCCGCCCGGGGCGACGCTGGCCCCGGTGACGGCCCCTCGAAAGCGGAATCTACTGGACCGCAGTCCCGATCGAACTGGCGACCCGATCCCGATTCGTCCAACTCGAGTGCCGACCGCGCACCCGTCACAGTCGACGGTCGGCCCGAGGACGGAGACGCACCGACGGTCGTCGTCGGGGCCTCGACCGGCGGCCCCAGGATCGTCGAACGGTTGTTCGAACGACTGCCGGCCGCCCTCGAGGCATCCGTCCTCGTCGTCCAGCACATGCCAGCGGCGTTCACCGACCGGTTCGCCGATCGACTGGACGCCGCAGGCGAGTACGCGGTCCGCGAGGCGACTGACGGCGACCGCGTCGGGCCCGGCGAGGCCGTCGTCGCGCCCGGCGACGCCCACCTCGAGGTAACCGGCGACCTCGGTCGATCGATCGGGCTGTCTCTCACCGATGACGACCACGTCCACGGCGTTCGCCCGTCGATCGACGTCACCATGCAGAGCGTGGCCGATCGCATCTCGGGTCCCCTCTGTGGCGTCGTCCTCTCCGGGATGGGACAGGACGGCGCGGCGGGGATCGAAGCGCTCGACGCCGCCGGCGGGTATACGATCGCACAGGACGAGACGACGAGTCCCGTCTTCGGCATCCCCTGTCAGGCGATCAAAACCGGCTGCATCGACGAGATCGCGCCGGCCGACGAGATCGTCGACGGGATCGTCGACGCTTGCACCGTCGACGCCGTCGACGAGAATACCGGAGGTGACACATGACCGAGTACTGGCCCGACTTCGTCCGGGAGAGCGAGGAACGCATCACCGAGTTGAACAACGCCCTGCTGACCCTCGAGCGCCACCCCGACGACGAGGAAGCGATGGAGAACATCTTCCGGGTCGCCCACACGCTCAAGGGTAACTGTGGCGCGGCCGGCCTCGAGCGGGCGAGCGACCTCGCCCACGCCATCGAGGACGTGCTCGACGCGGTTCGGTCGGGCGATCTCGAGGTCTCGCCGGAGTTGATGGACGCGATCTTCGACGCCGTCGACGAACTCGAGACGATGGTCCGGGAGGTCGATCGCCACGGCGAAATCGAGACCGATCCGTCGAATCGGATCGACGCCTTGCGGGACCACCTCGAGGGGCCGGCCGGGCTCAGATCGCCCACCGAGGCCGAGATCGACGACGTCGTCGCGGACCTCGCACAGCCGGCCAACGACGACCACGAGGCCTACCTCGCGCGGCTCTCGATCGCCGATACCGGCGAGGGCGTCAACGACGGGATGCTCGTCGTCGAGGCGCTGATAGACGCGTTCGAGCTGATCGGCACCGAACCGCC of the Halobiforma lacisalsi AJ5 genome contains:
- the cheB gene encoding chemotaxis-specific protein-glutamate methyltransferase CheB, whose translation is MTRALVVDDSQFMRTVIGNALADAGYDVETAANGREALEAVDAFEPDVVTMDVKMPEMDGIEAVERIMTTDPVPILMLSAYTEEGADATFDALESGAVDFLEKPDGSGSRNIGHLATEVVEKVTELANADISSLAVARTAATANATAAVRADRAAASGPDSGGSVAARGDAGPGDGPSKAESTGPQSRSNWRPDPDSSNSSADRAPVTVDGRPEDGDAPTVVVGASTGGPRIVERLFERLPAALEASVLVVQHMPAAFTDRFADRLDAAGEYAVREATDGDRVGPGEAVVAPGDAHLEVTGDLGRSIGLSLTDDDHVHGVRPSIDVTMQSVADRISGPLCGVVLSGMGQDGAAGIEALDAAGGYTIAQDETTSPVFGIPCQAIKTGCIDEIAPADEIVDGIVDACTVDAVDENTGGDT